The Sphaerospermopsis torques-reginae ITEP-024 genome has a window encoding:
- a CDS encoding peptidoglycan DD-metalloendopeptidase family protein, with protein sequence MLNNTPNSDGVPIEPSNETIHKTNRRAGTQAAMIGLAISMGATSLLVTRQSDQAQAAAPVGSQKAASTIPAASDTEIKFAATKLESQAVPSASAPENPVIVGEPTAVSQVPGLEAKWPVAAKEMAVQIRASEADKNAVYLQPQVEQGLNNNSVQSRLQTEQPLSQTESQFSQNQGVADSQSPVVIVESANPVSNDVNAQLKAQQEFALNRLQEKSNRLRNSLAQLRSDETNKLSETGIDVAQPTTVANNSLPVQSAEVIDANQADLISRLKQDKQTSAPVQKALTPAPVPAVVAQSATTTYEVKPGDTLAEIADNYGTSVSDIIKANNLDDPNQLQISQKLIIPTAKAELTSYTQPTVAISPTFIRPSSNPKLAVSPLSKPDPEANLPLIPQSPVESNNNSVAIPVPVVKQSPVESNNNSVAIPIPVVKQSPVARNNSSVAIPVPVAGNQLPPTPETEFTAPNSLTVGGDNSQLDIATETQTEQQLPQKTAKLKGPERIRSLQAELERLREKYRAQQSGVTVANVDETENTPVPVVVEKANNQTNFPVNAQLNAVSISVPKPIQPGYSQPPIKPLISAARPNNEPINPQFLSRQTALPGNSSGSSSSIRLNVPPAGVNSSDSLGNLRGTRVSPALPPLAAVDMYLPKSVEETTEPSSANAHIWPAKGVLTSGYGWRWGRMHRGIDIANGVGTPIYASSAGRVVKAGWNNGGYGLLVDIRHTDGSMTRYAHNSRILVQVGQEVEQGQTIAAMGSTGFSTGPHLHFEVHPSGKGAVNPIAFLPSRTQARL encoded by the coding sequence GTGTTGAACAATACTCCCAACAGCGATGGTGTCCCGATCGAGCCGTCAAATGAGACAATTCACAAAACAAACCGCCGGGCGGGAACCCAAGCCGCGATGATTGGCTTGGCAATCTCAATGGGCGCAACCAGCCTTTTGGTGACTCGACAAAGCGATCAAGCCCAAGCAGCCGCTCCTGTTGGCAGTCAAAAAGCAGCCTCAACAATTCCTGCTGCTTCTGACACTGAGATAAAATTTGCGGCCACAAAGCTGGAGTCCCAAGCAGTCCCTTCAGCGAGCGCGCCTGAAAATCCTGTCATCGTCGGGGAACCAACAGCAGTTTCGCAAGTGCCTGGGCTTGAAGCTAAATGGCCAGTTGCAGCCAAGGAAATGGCTGTGCAAATTCGTGCATCAGAAGCTGACAAAAATGCTGTCTACTTGCAACCCCAAGTAGAGCAGGGATTGAATAACAACTCAGTTCAATCTCGGTTACAAACAGAACAACCACTGTCCCAGACAGAATCGCAATTTTCTCAAAATCAGGGTGTTGCTGATTCTCAATCCCCAGTCGTAATAGTAGAATCAGCAAACCCAGTTAGCAATGATGTTAATGCACAACTGAAAGCGCAGCAAGAGTTCGCACTCAATCGCTTACAGGAAAAATCCAACCGTTTAAGAAATAGTCTTGCCCAGTTGCGGTCTGATGAGACCAATAAGTTATCAGAAACTGGTATTGACGTAGCACAACCAACAACTGTAGCTAATAACAGTTTGCCAGTACAGTCGGCAGAGGTGATAGATGCTAACCAAGCCGACCTGATATCCAGGTTAAAACAGGATAAACAAACAAGTGCGCCAGTGCAGAAAGCATTAACACCTGCACCCGTACCCGCAGTTGTCGCGCAATCAGCAACGACAACCTACGAAGTTAAACCCGGAGACACATTAGCCGAGATTGCTGATAATTACGGGACTTCTGTTTCCGATATCATCAAAGCTAATAATCTCGATGATCCCAACCAGCTGCAAATCAGTCAAAAACTGATTATTCCCACAGCTAAAGCAGAGCTTACCAGTTACACTCAGCCAACTGTAGCAATCAGTCCTACTTTCATCCGGCCTAGCAGCAATCCCAAACTTGCTGTTTCTCCTCTGAGTAAACCTGATCCAGAAGCTAATCTACCTCTGATTCCACAGTCACCAGTGGAAAGCAACAATAACAGTGTTGCCATTCCCGTACCTGTAGTCAAACAGTCACCAGTGGAAAGCAACAATAACAGTGTTGCCATTCCCATACCTGTAGTCAAACAGTCACCAGTCGCTAGGAACAACAGCAGTGTTGCTATTCCCGTACCTGTAGCTGGGAATCAACTGCCGCCAACCCCAGAAACTGAATTCACTGCTCCTAATTCCTTGACAGTGGGTGGTGATAATTCACAACTGGATATTGCGACAGAAACACAAACAGAGCAACAACTACCTCAAAAAACAGCAAAGCTCAAAGGTCCTGAGCGTATCCGCAGCTTGCAAGCCGAACTTGAAAGACTAAGGGAAAAATACCGCGCTCAACAGTCAGGTGTAACTGTGGCTAACGTGGATGAAACTGAAAATACACCAGTCCCCGTTGTGGTGGAGAAAGCCAATAATCAAACAAATTTTCCAGTTAATGCTCAACTGAATGCGGTATCAATTTCTGTACCCAAGCCCATACAACCAGGCTATAGTCAACCACCGATTAAGCCCTTAATAAGTGCGGCTCGACCCAATAACGAGCCAATTAACCCCCAATTCCTATCCAGGCAAACAGCTTTACCTGGTAACTCCTCTGGTAGTTCTTCTAGCATTAGGTTAAACGTACCTCCCGCTGGTGTCAACTCTAGTGACTCCTTGGGTAACTTGCGCGGAACCAGAGTATCCCCAGCTTTACCACCTTTGGCAGCAGTAGATATGTATCTACCTAAATCTGTTGAAGAAACTACCGAGCCTTCCTCTGCCAACGCTCATATTTGGCCTGCTAAGGGTGTGCTTACCTCTGGCTATGGCTGGCGCTGGGGTAGAATGCACAGAGGTATTGATATTGCTAACGGCGTTGGTACGCCAATTTACGCCTCGTCCGCAGGTAGGGTTGTAAAAGCGGGCTGGAATAACGGTGGTTATGGGCTTTTGGTTGATATCCGCCATACTGATGGCAGCATGACCCGCTATGCTCACAACAGCCGGATTTTAGTGCAAGTAGGTCAAGAAGTGGAACAAGGACAAACCATTGCCGCTATGGGTAGCACTGGGTTTAGCACAGGTCCCCACCTCCACTTTGAAGTTCATCCTTCAGGTAAGGGCGCAGTTAACCCTATTGCTTTCTTGCCATCACGGACACAAGCACGCCTGTAA
- a CDS encoding lamin tail domain-containing protein, with product MSNDLTGGNELKSRGVCDTRTNFYLVDTNNPININGDINGWEIWADTIAPLQLIIYRKDGSSWSVVGKSDTKTPVVGLNQFSLSTPMTVKQGDFVGIYYPGGGSVSFNRTTDKEAWDLGNLTGKVLFTTTGAGATAFSGSSNRVYSIRVKGVAQVIQPTSDKTIPGVIGIGMNNQLYTRKTLTSNWEHIANSGSVLGIVCYSGVALAPKSQPEVKPETTPVLKSLGRIVVNADEWTISDAGIKTTPDAATFALNIAKYFVGENKGKFHVLSNNFGLTGASLEQTMTKADHTWTKGMNIPINLETLQKYDGIFIGGDPVNNQVLIEYVKNGGKVYLCAGTGQGGAQVEANNWNTFLAAFGLKFQGAYNGIGGNIAVNNPNHPLFAGVKTLYQNNGNSITDLQADSPLNQIILAHSSGQGLIGTAEFIKPPAPEPTPQAIAQSTPEVKPEPTPEPIAQSTPEVKPESTPESIAQSTPEVKPESTPQAIAQSTPEVKPEPTPQAIAQSTPEVKPESTPESIAQSTPEVKPEPTPQAIAESTPEVKPETTVESTPETPVSDSEEFTITATQGVTISKLSYKGQVKRTQSDEYIEISNFGNIPADISGWKITSAGSPKQVLTFPQGTVLEGSKSFCVYTNEVHPETGGFSFGSRSAIWNDAGDEAKLFDAAGNNVSTLAYGKNTVAGIKQELKVPQLKFVATYNAVNKQMSLGGKVTFTEAVSLAIRSFLEDESDAESPLGLILNDPDSFDLPNDVTKAVATEKLRSYLNENGVLTLYPTEKRSTAENGETVDKNWIFELSLDAMSDVIFWAIVPRSGNEKVYNYGFS from the coding sequence ATGAGCAACGATTTAACCGGTGGAAATGAACTGAAAAGCCGTGGAGTTTGTGATACAAGAACCAACTTTTATTTAGTAGATACTAACAATCCCATTAACATTAATGGCGATATTAATGGCTGGGAAATTTGGGCAGATACAATAGCTCCTCTACAACTGATTATTTACCGAAAAGACGGTAGTTCTTGGTCAGTAGTAGGTAAGAGTGACACGAAAACTCCTGTGGTAGGACTTAACCAGTTTTCCCTATCTACACCCATGACAGTTAAACAAGGTGACTTTGTTGGGATTTATTATCCTGGAGGAGGTTCAGTAAGTTTCAACCGCACAACAGATAAAGAAGCTTGGGACTTGGGAAATTTAACTGGTAAAGTTCTTTTCACTACCACTGGTGCTGGTGCTACAGCCTTTTCTGGCTCAAGTAATCGCGTTTATTCCATCAGGGTAAAAGGTGTTGCACAAGTAATACAACCTACAAGTGATAAAACCATACCAGGTGTGATAGGTATTGGCATGAACAATCAACTATATACCAGAAAGACCTTAACCAGTAATTGGGAACATATTGCTAACAGTGGTTCAGTATTGGGGATTGTATGTTATTCAGGTGTAGCATTAGCACCCAAGAGTCAACCAGAAGTTAAACCAGAAACTACACCAGTTTTGAAATCTTTAGGTCGAATTGTCGTTAATGCAGACGAATGGACTATAAGTGATGCAGGAATCAAAACTACACCTGATGCAGCTACATTTGCTCTGAATATTGCCAAATATTTTGTAGGAGAAAATAAAGGCAAATTTCATGTACTTTCCAATAATTTTGGTTTAACCGGAGCATCTCTAGAACAAACAATGACCAAAGCGGATCATACTTGGACCAAGGGAATGAATATTCCTATTAACCTAGAAACCCTGCAAAAATATGACGGGATTTTTATTGGTGGTGATCCTGTAAATAACCAAGTTTTAATTGAATATGTGAAAAATGGCGGTAAGGTTTACCTTTGTGCTGGCACCGGTCAAGGAGGAGCGCAAGTAGAAGCAAATAATTGGAATACTTTCCTAGCTGCGTTTGGCTTGAAATTCCAGGGAGCATACAACGGAATTGGTGGTAATATAGCAGTTAATAATCCCAATCATCCTCTCTTTGCAGGAGTCAAAACCCTTTATCAAAACAATGGTAATTCCATTACTGATTTACAAGCTGATTCACCATTAAATCAAATCATTCTCGCTCATAGTAGTGGACAAGGATTAATAGGTACTGCTGAATTTATTAAACCTCCTGCACCAGAACCAACACCACAAGCGATCGCTCAATCAACACCAGAAGTTAAACCAGAACCAACACCAGAACCGATCGCTCAATCAACACCAGAAGTTAAACCAGAATCAACACCAGAATCGATCGCTCAATCAACACCAGAAGTTAAACCAGAATCAACACCACAAGCGATCGCTCAATCAACACCAGAAGTTAAACCAGAACCAACACCACAAGCGATCGCTCAATCAACACCAGAAGTTAAACCAGAATCAACACCAGAATCGATCGCTCAATCAACACCAGAAGTTAAACCAGAACCAACACCACAAGCGATCGCTGAATCAACACCAGAAGTTAAACCAGAAACCACGGTTGAAAGCACACCAGAAACTCCAGTTAGTGACTCAGAAGAATTTACCATTACTGCTACTCAAGGTGTCACCATTTCCAAACTATCTTACAAAGGTCAAGTCAAACGTACTCAGTCTGATGAATACATAGAAATTAGCAATTTTGGTAACATTCCTGCTGATATTTCTGGTTGGAAAATTACTTCTGCGGGTAGTCCTAAACAAGTATTAACTTTCCCCCAAGGAACTGTGTTAGAAGGTAGTAAGAGTTTCTGTGTTTACACCAATGAAGTACATCCTGAAACCGGTGGTTTCTCTTTTGGTAGTCGTTCTGCAATTTGGAATGATGCAGGGGATGAAGCAAAATTGTTTGATGCAGCAGGAAACAATGTTTCTACTTTAGCTTATGGTAAAAACACTGTTGCAGGTATCAAACAAGAATTAAAAGTTCCTCAACTCAAGTTTGTTGCTACTTATAATGCAGTTAACAAACAAATGTCTTTAGGTGGAAAAGTAACATTTACCGAAGCTGTATCCCTAGCAATTCGCAGTTTCTTAGAAGATGAAAGTGATGCTGAAAGTCCTTTAGGATTAATTCTCAATGATCCTGATAGTTTTGATTTACCAAATGATGTTACCAAAGCAGTCGCTACTGAAAAACTGCGTTCTTATCTCAACGAAAATGGGGTATTAACTTTATATCCTACTGAGAAACGTAGCACCGCAGAAAATGGCGAAACTGTAGATAAAAATTGGATTTTTGAGTTATCACTAGATGCAATGAGTGATGTCATCTTTTGGGCAATTGTACCACGTTCTGGTAATGAAAAAGTCTATAACTATGGGTTTTCATAG
- a CDS encoding ABC transporter substrate-binding protein: protein MSENNWTRRDFIKGIGLTTAGIALSSCAVSGDRSAKGLTEEALAVEPVVKPQELEKPDLIIGYVPVNDCAPFAIAWKKGFFRKYGLNVKLNREASWANSRDGLIFGRLDASPVVSGAVTNARIGAEGARHAPLCAAMTIHRHGNAMTMNKDMWDFGIRPWYEYQQQYGDGALEAFGRDFRGYFNQQPPEKKVWSVVLSSAIYEYFARYLAAAAGVDPFKEFRIIITPPPQMVTNMRIGAMQAYMVAEPWNTRAITGNEGIGFTFAQGKEIWYGHPDRLLGVMESFIVNYPKTYRSLVKAMIEACQYCSKPENRQEVAELLTDRSFTGAKPKNKNAPISKFTSPGIIGNYNYGGFDGKDRTIKAEDTTIFYDLPNNVPQELGEHSTFLWRSRSIWLMTQAARWGQIKEIPKNAEQVAEKGWRTDLYREIATEMGIPCPKDDYKVEPPEVFIDKKGFDPSDPVGYLNSFSIKANAPTRFFMS from the coding sequence ATGAGTGAAAATAATTGGACTCGCAGAGATTTTATCAAGGGAATAGGTTTAACGACTGCGGGAATAGCGTTGTCATCCTGTGCTGTTTCTGGAGATAGGTCTGCTAAAGGACTGACAGAAGAAGCTTTAGCTGTAGAACCAGTAGTTAAACCTCAAGAATTAGAAAAACCTGATCTGATTATTGGTTATGTTCCTGTTAATGATTGTGCGCCATTTGCGATCGCCTGGAAAAAAGGTTTCTTCCGCAAATATGGCTTAAATGTCAAACTCAACCGCGAAGCTAGTTGGGCAAACTCCCGCGACGGTTTAATTTTTGGTCGTCTCGATGCTTCCCCTGTCGTCTCTGGTGCAGTCACTAACGCCCGAATAGGTGCAGAAGGGGCGCGTCATGCCCCCCTATGTGCAGCCATGACCATACATCGTCATGGTAACGCCATGACCATGAATAAAGATATGTGGGACTTTGGTATACGTCCTTGGTATGAATATCAGCAACAATACGGTGATGGGGCATTAGAAGCTTTTGGGCGAGATTTTCGAGGTTATTTTAACCAACAACCCCCAGAAAAGAAGGTTTGGTCAGTAGTTCTGAGTTCTGCCATTTATGAATACTTTGCCCGTTATCTTGCTGCTGCTGCTGGTGTTGACCCTTTCAAAGAATTTCGCATCATTATTACTCCCCCACCGCAAATGGTGACAAACATGAGAATTGGCGCAATGCAAGCATACATGGTCGCCGAACCTTGGAACACTAGAGCAATTACAGGTAACGAAGGTATTGGTTTTACTTTTGCTCAAGGTAAAGAAATTTGGTACGGACACCCAGACAGACTATTAGGAGTAATGGAATCTTTTATAGTCAATTATCCCAAAACTTACCGCTCTTTAGTGAAGGCGATGATAGAAGCTTGTCAGTATTGCAGTAAACCCGAAAACCGCCAAGAAGTAGCCGAATTATTAACAGATCGTTCTTTTACTGGTGCAAAACCAAAAAATAAAAATGCACCTATCAGCAAATTTACATCGCCAGGAATTATTGGCAATTACAACTATGGTGGTTTTGATGGTAAAGACCGCACAATCAAAGCTGAAGATACCACAATTTTTTATGATCTTCCTAATAACGTTCCTCAAGAATTAGGAGAACATTCCACCTTTTTATGGCGTTCTCGGAGTATTTGGTTAATGACTCAAGCAGCACGCTGGGGACAAATTAAAGAAATCCCTAAAAACGCTGAACAAGTAGCCGAAAAAGGTTGGAGAACAGATTTATATCGAGAGATAGCCACAGAAATGGGGATTCCATGTCCCAAGGATGATTATAAAGTTGAACCCCCAGAAGTATTCATAGATAAAAAAGGCTTTGATCCCAGTGATCCCGTCGGCTATCTCAATAGTTTTTCTATCAAAGCAAATGCTCCCACTCGTTTCTTCATGTCTTAA
- the ntrB gene encoding nitrate ABC transporter permease — protein sequence MILQLNLAAIFAVAGQLAWKKAKPVIFRDEFLLPVAGFSGIILLWWVVALANHELMPTPPEALIANLDYILNPFYERGPGNLGIGWLLLASLRRVILGFGLGALVAIPCGFLIGMSKPAMLAFNPIIQIFKPVSPLAWLPISLAIFNLADPSAIFVIFITSLWPTMINTALGVSSVPKDYIDVAQVLEMPRWRQIIKIIWPASLPYIFTGLRISLGIAWLVIVAVEMLTGGIGIGFFVWDEWSRLNLSSVFLAVFVIGLTGLILDYAVGKLQEFVTHRPGSVK from the coding sequence ATGATTTTACAACTGAATTTAGCTGCAATTTTTGCCGTTGCTGGACAATTGGCGTGGAAAAAAGCAAAACCTGTAATTTTTCGTGATGAGTTTTTATTGCCTGTTGCGGGTTTTTCAGGAATAATTTTACTCTGGTGGGTAGTAGCACTTGCTAATCATGAATTAATGCCTACACCACCTGAAGCTTTAATTGCTAATCTGGACTACATTTTAAATCCCTTTTATGAACGGGGTCCCGGTAATTTAGGAATTGGTTGGTTACTATTAGCAAGTTTACGCCGGGTAATATTAGGTTTTGGTTTAGGTGCATTAGTAGCAATTCCCTGTGGGTTTTTAATTGGGATGTCTAAACCGGCAATGCTGGCTTTTAATCCGATCATTCAGATATTTAAACCTGTCTCACCCCTAGCTTGGTTGCCTATCTCTTTAGCTATCTTCAATTTGGCAGATCCTTCGGCTATTTTTGTGATTTTCATTACGTCTTTATGGCCGACTATGATTAATACTGCCTTGGGAGTTTCTAGCGTACCTAAAGATTATATAGATGTGGCACAGGTGTTAGAAATGCCACGTTGGCGGCAGATTATTAAAATTATTTGGCCTGCCAGTTTGCCTTATATTTTCACAGGTTTAAGAATTAGTTTAGGTATTGCTTGGCTAGTAATTGTGGCTGTAGAAATGTTGACCGGTGGTATTGGAATTGGCTTTTTTGTTTGGGATGAATGGAGTCGTTTAAATCTCAGTTCTGTATTTTTGGCGGTGTTTGTAATTGGCTTAACTGGCTTAATTTTAGATTACGCGGTGGGTAAACTTCAAGAATTTGTTACCCATCGTCCAGGAAGTGTGAAATGA
- a CDS encoding universal stress protein gives MASLLLIHHSFQGREVKAVKIKPLLARLQSAIGRHDLIEQMVLLPAPRKCLSEKNSLVKSIKLIVGYDGSPNSHTALDIAFCIAHQTHLASNIQVNVQAVYVLEEQASISDHHKFNYPPNWAELTHQYLQVSQSKTMVLTPSKPQLLTTSAPEKADKILWQAKNLAQEWQSDFKSHLRFGNLSTELKKVVELETADALVLGCQSINHPVIERLDPHFPCAVLGIPRCLD, from the coding sequence TTGGCATCCCTGCTTCTCATTCATCATTCGTTTCAAGGGAGAGAAGTTAAAGCTGTGAAAATCAAGCCATTGTTAGCACGTTTGCAAAGTGCTATTGGTCGCCATGACCTGATTGAGCAAATGGTATTACTACCTGCTCCAAGAAAATGCCTGAGTGAGAAAAATTCATTGGTAAAATCCATCAAATTAATTGTTGGTTATGATGGTTCTCCTAATAGTCATACAGCCTTAGATATTGCTTTTTGTATTGCACATCAAACCCATTTAGCAAGCAATATTCAAGTCAATGTTCAGGCTGTTTATGTGTTAGAAGAACAGGCAAGTATTTCTGATCATCATAAATTCAATTATCCACCAAATTGGGCTGAATTAACACATCAGTATTTGCAAGTAAGCCAATCAAAGACAATGGTGTTAACGCCATCAAAACCTCAGTTACTTACCACTTCAGCACCGGAAAAAGCAGATAAAATTCTTTGGCAAGCCAAAAATTTAGCCCAAGAATGGCAGAGTGATTTTAAATCTCATCTACGATTTGGTAACTTATCTACTGAACTGAAAAAAGTTGTAGAATTAGAAACTGCTGATGCTCTGGTTTTAGGTTGTCAATCTATCAATCATCCTGTGATTGAACGTTTAGATCCTCATTTTCCCTGTGCTGTTTTGGGTATTCCTCGGTGTCTTGATTAA
- a CDS encoding ABC transporter ATP-binding protein — MRYTSLENDNYQQVQTQHGFLEIENLVKSYPTADKGEFVVLDGVNLTIGENEYISVIGHSGCGKSTLLKIIGGFQKATSGSVRLDGKEIRKPGADRMMVFQNYSLLPWLTVRENIRLAVDEVLKNANRAEKISIVNEHLAMVNLTAAADKYPDEISGGMKQRVGIARALAIRPKMLLMDEPFGALDALTRGKLQRQVLDIWENHRQAVMMITHDVDEAIYMSDRIVLMTNGPCATIGEILKVPFKRPRDRSAIRNSKEYFELRNHALNFLDRYFTSEE, encoded by the coding sequence ATGAGATATACTTCCTTAGAAAATGATAATTATCAACAAGTTCAGACCCAGCATGGATTTCTAGAAATTGAAAATTTAGTCAAGTCTTATCCCACAGCAGACAAAGGAGAGTTTGTTGTTTTAGATGGCGTTAATTTGACAATTGGTGAAAATGAATATATTTCTGTAATTGGTCATTCTGGTTGTGGAAAATCAACACTTCTAAAAATTATTGGTGGATTTCAAAAAGCTACATCAGGTTCAGTTCGCTTAGATGGTAAAGAAATCCGCAAACCAGGTGCAGATAGAATGATGGTATTTCAAAATTATTCCCTGTTACCGTGGTTAACTGTGCGGGAAAATATCCGTTTAGCTGTGGATGAAGTGCTAAAAAATGCAAATCGCGCCGAAAAAATTAGCATTGTGAATGAACACTTGGCAATGGTAAACTTAACGGCAGCAGCAGATAAATATCCTGATGAAATTTCTGGAGGGATGAAACAAAGGGTGGGTATTGCTAGAGCTTTGGCAATTCGTCCGAAAATGTTATTAATGGATGAACCATTTGGAGCTTTAGATGCTTTAACTCGTGGTAAATTGCAGCGTCAAGTATTAGATATTTGGGAAAATCATCGTCAAGCAGTCATGATGATTACCCATGATGTAGATGAGGCAATTTATATGTCCGATCGCATTGTTTTAATGACCAATGGACCATGCGCCACTATCGGAGAAATTCTCAAAGTTCCGTTTAAACGTCCACGCGATCGCAGTGCGATCCGCAATTCTAAAGAATACTTTGAATTACGCAACCACGCCTTGAATTTTTTAGACCGTTACTTTACTTCAGAGGAGTAA
- a CDS encoding SLC13 family permease, translated as MENWQAVFSIITFITVIVVIMTEWIDLMVAALLGALILVFTNIMTLPEAVGYIGKSHGTLGLFFGVMVLVRAFEPTNIFSYIATQIVILAQGSGKKLLLGIVALVTPICAVLPNATTVMLLAPLIPPMAEEIGVNFVPLLILMVFVANSAGLLTLVGDPATFIVGDAVNISFIDYLAKLSLGGVISVVTVVVTLPILFRKIWHKNLENLAELPHPQINHPRVLIVGGVIVAFVLIFFVIGESLPIPISPAAVALLGAALALLLAHKSRIDSVHNILRDVDWSTLIFFMSIFVLIGGLDKTGVIKNLSGVLGFILGKNILLGSLLLLFVVGILSSVVPNIPLVVAMVPLLKQYLVNVGLAPAEVLSPDFQGQFPPEVLPLFYAMMFGATLGGNGTLVGASSNIVAAGIAEQHGRRISFKTFLHYGIPITLLQLVTSALYVLVRFLL; from the coding sequence ATGGAAAACTGGCAAGCTGTTTTCAGCATTATCACATTTATCACCGTCATTGTGGTAATCATGACGGAATGGATTGATTTAATGGTAGCTGCTTTATTGGGTGCATTAATATTAGTTTTTACTAATATCATGACTTTACCGGAAGCAGTTGGTTATATTGGTAAAAGTCATGGAACTTTGGGTTTGTTTTTCGGCGTAATGGTATTGGTGAGAGCATTTGAACCGACGAATATCTTTAGTTATATAGCCACACAAATAGTCATTCTTGCTCAAGGTAGTGGCAAAAAATTACTATTAGGAATAGTGGCATTAGTTACGCCAATTTGTGCTGTTTTACCCAATGCCACTACAGTTATGTTATTAGCTCCATTAATTCCGCCAATGGCAGAAGAAATAGGAGTTAATTTTGTACCTTTATTAATTTTGATGGTGTTTGTTGCTAATAGTGCCGGATTATTAACTTTAGTAGGAGATCCAGCGACATTTATTGTAGGTGATGCTGTCAATATTAGCTTTATAGATTATTTAGCTAAATTGAGTTTAGGAGGAGTTATTTCTGTTGTTACTGTTGTAGTAACACTACCAATTTTATTTAGAAAAATTTGGCATAAAAACCTAGAAAATTTGGCAGAATTACCCCATCCGCAAATTAATCATCCACGAGTTTTAATTGTGGGCGGAGTGATAGTAGCTTTTGTGTTGATATTTTTTGTAATTGGCGAATCTTTACCAATACCAATTTCCCCTGCGGCGGTGGCTTTATTAGGTGCTGCTTTAGCTTTATTACTGGCACACAAAAGCAGAATTGATTCAGTTCATAATATTTTGCGAGATGTAGATTGGAGTACCTTAATTTTCTTCATGAGTATTTTTGTGCTGATTGGAGGACTAGATAAAACAGGTGTGATTAAGAATTTATCAGGTGTTTTAGGGTTTATCTTAGGTAAAAATATTTTACTGGGTTCTCTACTTTTGTTATTTGTAGTAGGCATCTTATCAAGTGTTGTACCTAATATTCCTTTAGTAGTGGCAATGGTCCCTTTACTTAAACAATATCTTGTAAATGTGGGATTAGCACCAGCAGAAGTTTTATCACCAGATTTTCAAGGACAGTTTCCCCCAGAAGTTTTACCACTGTTTTATGCCATGATGTTTGGTGCAACTTTGGGCGGAAATGGTACTTTAGTGGGAGCATCTTCTAATATTGTTGCTGCTGGTATTGCTGAACAGCATGGTAGAAGAATTTCTTTTAAGACTTTTTTACATTATGGTATTCCTATTACCTTATTGCAACTTGTGACTTCAGCTTTGTATGTTTTGGTGCGTTTTTTACTTTAA
- the rnc gene encoding ribonuclease III: MHKLLIFNNEKLLRQALTHRSYVNENPGEGEHNERLEFLGDAILNFLSGQYLYSRYPKKGEDELTRLRSALVEEKQLAKFALQVGLDLRMRLGKGTIRDGGLQNPNLLSSTFEAVIGAYYLDNDFNVEPLKVILEPLFDSVSEDVVEPRSNVDSKNRLQELTQAQGIQEPPKYVTEKAGGPDHAPEFLSKVFVDGKELGEGKGKSKKEAEKAAAEDAIAKLKKRGLL; the protein is encoded by the coding sequence ATGCACAAACTACTGATATTCAATAACGAAAAACTCCTGCGTCAAGCATTAACCCATCGTTCTTATGTCAACGAAAACCCAGGAGAAGGCGAACACAACGAACGCTTAGAATTTCTTGGAGATGCAATTTTAAACTTCCTCAGTGGACAATATTTGTACAGTCGTTATCCCAAAAAAGGAGAGGATGAATTAACCCGTCTTCGTTCTGCATTAGTGGAAGAAAAACAACTAGCGAAATTCGCTTTACAAGTTGGTTTAGATTTGAGGATGAGATTGGGAAAAGGGACAATTAGAGATGGAGGTTTGCAAAATCCTAACCTTTTAAGTAGTACCTTTGAAGCTGTAATTGGTGCATATTATTTAGATAATGATTTTAATGTTGAACCACTTAAAGTCATTCTTGAACCATTATTTGATTCTGTATCGGAAGATGTGGTAGAACCGAGATCAAATGTAGATTCAAAAAACAGATTACAAGAGTTGACACAAGCTCAAGGTATCCAAGAACCTCCTAAATATGTCACAGAAAAAGCCGGAGGTCCTGATCATGCACCGGAATTTCTTTCCAAAGTATTTGTAGATGGTAAAGAGTTGGGAGAAGGGAAAGGAAAGAGTAAAAAAGAAGCAGAAAAGGCTGCGGCTGAGGATGCGATCGCTAAATTGAAAAAACGAGGTTTATTGTAA